In a single window of the Streptomyces sp. CGMCC 4.7035 genome:
- a CDS encoding bifunctional glycosyltransferase/CDP-glycerol:glycerophosphate glycerophosphotransferase, translating into MPRFSVIVPAYKVQAYLEECLTSVLEQSYTDVEVIAVDDRSPDACGAIIDEFAARDARVRPLHLPQNVGLGRARNAGLEQATGDYLLFLDGDDTLAPDALQDIADRLKDTSDPDVLVFDYARTYWTGKTVRNQLAGLLTEQGPAPFRLDDRPGLLSLLMVVWNKAYRRDFVEREGFAFPPGYYEDTPWTFPVLLTADTIATLDRVCVHYRQRRRGSILGSTSRKHFDIFDQYDRVFAHLDAHPGLARWRPVLFRRMVDHLATVFVRRGRLPRGSHAEFLRRARAHYRRHRVPGAPIRPRHLLIRFGSHRAYRLLSLTSRFARGTKRRVTRASRRLSGTALQVHYRIQLRLPLRADRAVFTRDGGGYGCNPGALESAFRNLAPHIRTAWIAHPEHHHTIPAATRRLRPGSAAYWTALARSKYLVHNADFAPRVVKRRGQVVIQTRQGTPLKRMGLDLQDRPAVARGTDFERMLRSADTWDYVVSGNRHSTVVWERAFPSTFTTLEYGLPRNDAFVRATSADVARLRQSLGIPEGSVAVLYAPTFRDYRRGQSHALDLEHFLHRLGPRYVLLTRAHPSYGEPLTRATGDRLIDVTGHPSVEKLCLASDALVTDYSSLMFDYANLDRPIVVYTPDREAYEATRGTYFDVRAFPPGAVARDEDELIDIFATGHWCGSRSAQLRAAFRERFCPYDDGRAAERIVRRVVHGENAWLPAVVPSTHRHPVPAAAASLSAGQLATVPVPGRPVPVIESL; encoded by the coding sequence TTGCCCAGGTTCAGTGTCATCGTTCCCGCGTACAAGGTTCAGGCGTACCTGGAGGAATGCCTCACATCCGTGCTGGAACAGTCGTACACGGACGTCGAAGTGATCGCGGTCGACGACCGCTCGCCCGACGCCTGTGGCGCGATCATCGACGAGTTCGCCGCCCGTGACGCCCGCGTCCGCCCGCTGCACCTGCCTCAGAACGTGGGACTCGGCAGGGCCCGCAACGCGGGGCTGGAGCAGGCGACCGGCGACTATCTCCTCTTCCTGGACGGCGACGACACCCTGGCCCCGGACGCGCTCCAGGACATCGCCGACCGGCTGAAGGACACCTCCGACCCGGACGTCCTGGTCTTCGACTACGCCCGTACGTACTGGACGGGGAAGACGGTCCGCAACCAGCTCGCCGGCCTGCTCACCGAGCAGGGCCCGGCGCCCTTCCGCCTCGACGACCGCCCCGGCCTGCTCTCGCTGCTGATGGTGGTGTGGAACAAGGCGTACCGCCGGGACTTCGTCGAGCGTGAGGGCTTCGCCTTCCCGCCCGGCTACTACGAGGACACGCCCTGGACGTTCCCGGTACTGCTGACCGCGGACACAATCGCCACCCTGGACCGGGTCTGCGTCCACTACCGCCAGCGCCGCCGGGGCAGCATCCTCGGCTCGACCAGCCGTAAGCACTTCGACATCTTCGACCAGTACGACCGGGTCTTCGCGCACCTCGACGCCCATCCCGGACTGGCCCGCTGGCGGCCGGTGCTGTTCCGCCGCATGGTCGACCATCTGGCCACGGTCTTCGTCCGGCGCGGCCGGCTGCCCCGGGGCAGCCACGCCGAGTTCCTGCGCCGGGCCCGGGCCCACTACCGCCGCCACCGCGTCCCGGGCGCCCCGATCCGCCCGCGCCATCTGCTGATCCGCTTCGGCAGCCATCGCGCCTACCGCCTGCTGTCCCTGACGTCCCGCTTCGCGCGCGGCACGAAGCGCCGGGTCACCAGGGCGAGCCGACGCCTGTCCGGCACCGCGCTCCAGGTGCATTACCGCATCCAGCTGCGCCTTCCCCTGCGCGCCGACCGGGCGGTCTTCACCCGGGACGGGGGCGGATACGGCTGCAACCCGGGTGCCCTGGAGTCCGCGTTCCGCAACCTGGCCCCGCACATCCGCACCGCGTGGATCGCACACCCCGAACACCACCACACGATCCCGGCGGCCACCCGCCGGCTGCGGCCCGGCTCGGCCGCGTACTGGACGGCGCTGGCCCGCTCCAAGTACCTCGTCCACAACGCCGACTTCGCCCCCCGGGTGGTCAAGCGCCGCGGCCAGGTCGTGATCCAGACCCGACAGGGCACCCCGCTCAAGCGCATGGGCCTCGACCTCCAGGACCGTCCGGCCGTCGCCCGAGGCACGGACTTCGAGCGGATGCTGCGCTCGGCCGACACCTGGGACTACGTCGTGTCCGGCAACCGGCACTCCACCGTCGTCTGGGAGCGCGCGTTCCCGTCCACCTTCACGACACTGGAGTACGGGCTTCCCCGCAACGACGCCTTCGTCCGGGCGACCTCGGCGGACGTGGCCCGGCTGCGCCAGTCGCTCGGCATCCCCGAGGGGTCGGTCGCGGTCCTGTACGCGCCGACGTTCCGCGACTACCGCCGCGGCCAGAGCCACGCCCTCGACCTGGAGCACTTCCTGCACCGGCTCGGCCCGCGCTATGTGCTGCTGACCCGCGCGCACCCCTCGTACGGCGAGCCGCTGACCCGGGCCACCGGCGACCGGCTGATCGACGTCACCGGCCATCCGAGCGTCGAGAAGCTGTGCCTGGCCTCCGACGCGCTGGTCACCGACTACTCGTCGCTGATGTTCGACTACGCCAATCTCGACCGGCCGATCGTCGTGTACACGCCCGACCGGGAGGCGTACGAGGCGACCCGCGGCACCTACTTCGACGTGCGCGCCTTCCCGCCGGGCGCGGTCGCGCGCGACGAGGACGAGCTGATCGACATCTTCGCCACCGGCCACTGGTGCGGCTCGCGCTCAGCGCAACTGCGGGCCGCGTTCCGTGAGCGCTTCTGCCCGTACGACGACGGGCGCGCCGCCGAGCGGATCGTGCGCCGGGTCGTGCACGGGGAGAACGCCTGGCTGCCGGCGGTCGTGCCGTCGACCCACCGGCACCCCGTCCCCGCCGCCGCGGCGAGTCTGTCGGCCGGACAGCTCGCCACCGTTCCGGTGCCCGGCCGCCCCGTGCCGGTCATCGAGAGCCTCTGA